A window of the Oscillospiraceae bacterium NTUH-002-81 genome harbors these coding sequences:
- a CDS encoding Rpn family recombination-promoting nuclease/putative transposase: MQRRKLEELNLLDDFLFNAMLAYPDTGEAFIRKLLETLFDRKFPHLKIRAQESFVGVNTDLRGARLDVYIEEDGSVQINGEEIPAVYDVEPDHNHKAAEIKAFPKRARFYHAMIDRRSLKAGEHFGKMKKVYVIFICDYDPFGYDRALYTIKNRCLEEPTMPYEDDAETWVLYTRGKKGNISESLRQLLSYMENTNQNNAINEDLRDIQQMVDQVKRDGEVSLRYMKWFEHDQMMYEEGREQGRKDTQESAERERKIAEQERKNAERERQIAEQEKKRAEAAEQKNELTKRLLADQRIDDLQRALDDPAFRDQLLQEYDMN, translated from the coding sequence ATGCAAAGAAGAAAACTGGAAGAATTGAACCTGTTGGATGATTTCCTTTTTAACGCCATGCTGGCGTATCCGGATACAGGAGAAGCGTTTATCCGGAAATTGTTGGAGACGCTGTTTGATCGGAAATTTCCGCATCTGAAAATCCGTGCGCAGGAGTCGTTTGTGGGAGTGAATACGGATCTTCGCGGCGCAAGGCTGGACGTCTATATTGAGGAGGACGGAAGCGTGCAGATCAATGGAGAGGAAATTCCAGCGGTCTACGATGTGGAACCGGATCATAACCATAAAGCGGCGGAGATCAAAGCATTTCCGAAGCGAGCCAGGTTTTATCATGCGATGATCGACAGAAGAAGCCTGAAAGCCGGAGAGCATTTTGGCAAAATGAAAAAGGTGTATGTGATCTTTATCTGTGATTATGATCCCTTCGGCTATGACCGGGCGTTATACACGATCAAAAACAGATGCCTGGAAGAACCGACAATGCCATATGAAGACGATGCGGAGACCTGGGTGCTGTACACCCGGGGTAAAAAAGGAAACATTTCGGAAAGTTTGCGTCAGCTTCTCAGCTACATGGAGAACACGAACCAGAACAATGCGATCAATGAAGATCTGAGAGACATCCAGCAGATGGTGGATCAGGTCAAGCGGGACGGGGAGGTTTCATTACGATATATGAAATGGTTTGAGCATGATCAGATGATGTATGAGGAGGGCCGTGAACAGGGGCGCAAAGACACGCAGGAAAGTGCGGAACGAGAACGGAAAATTGCAGAGCAGGAACGAAAAAATGCAGAGAGAGAACGACAAATTGCGGAGCAAGAGAAGAAAAGAGCAGAAGCAGCGGAACAGAAGAACGAACTGACGAAACGTCTTCTGGCGGATCAGCGCATTGACGATCTGCAGCGTGCTCTGGATGATCCGGCATTTCGGGATCAGTTATTGCAGGAATACGACATGAACTAA
- a CDS encoding stage II sporulation protein M → MRIIQENAKDLWRNRVCALFIPGVMLGMAFSWCYGKKYVAYAGILSAYYLQRYHYAAPSREQLFFFLLRERGMGALVLCALSATVVRALAVRLFSCWAGFCAGTYFTMLGLKFGAEGLAFGVLGLLPQYIFYVAAYFLLATGAGTTGTGMGVTRDAVYRRGLPGNAGAGSWFSRVLYTDRTWGRRMASGSQVLALVRIFLLFFMGLALEAWVNPLLVRMLVKIL, encoded by the coding sequence TTGCGTATTATACAGGAAAATGCAAAAGATCTGTGGAGAAACCGGGTGTGTGCCCTGTTCATCCCCGGCGTGATGCTCGGTATGGCGTTTTCCTGGTGTTATGGGAAAAAATATGTGGCATATGCGGGCATCTTAAGCGCCTATTATCTGCAGCGCTACCACTATGCGGCGCCCTCCCGGGAGCAGCTTTTTTTTTTTTTGCTGCGGGAGCGGGGAATGGGAGCGCTGGTGTTGTGTGCCCTGTCGGCTACGGTGGTGCGCGCCCTGGCGGTGCGGCTCTTTTCCTGCTGGGCTGGATTTTGCGCGGGCACCTATTTTACCATGCTGGGCCTGAAATTCGGCGCGGAGGGACTGGCCTTCGGTGTGTTGGGCCTGTTGCCTCAGTATATTTTCTATGTGGCGGCGTATTTTCTGCTGGCAACCGGGGCGGGAACAACGGGCACCGGGATGGGGGTGACGCGGGATGCGGTGTATCGGAGAGGCCTGCCGGGAAATGCCGGCGCAGGCAGCTGGTTTTCTCGGGTACTTTACACTGATCGGACATGGGGCAGGAGAATGGCATCGGGCAGTCAGGTACTGGCGTTGGTTAGGATTTTTCTGCTGTTTTTCATGGGACTGGCGCTGGAAGCCTGGGTAAATCCGCTGCTGGTCCGTATGCTCGTAAAAATTTTGTAA
- a CDS encoding NUDIX hydrolase has product MEEKTEFERLDRKLIHRGAIIDLYQDSVRTPSGHVAKWDFIGHKGAAAVVPVTERGTILMVRQYRNAIDRYTLEIPAGGRDSLEEKTYDCAARELEEETGFRSDHLELLIQLKTAVAYCNEFIDVYVAKDLVPSHQHLDEDEFINVCEYTVDALCEKIFSGEIQDAKTIAAIMAYKVKYQA; this is encoded by the coding sequence ATGGAAGAGAAAACAGAGTTTGAGCGGCTGGACCGGAAGCTGATCCACAGGGGCGCCATCATCGACCTGTATCAGGATTCGGTCAGAACCCCGTCGGGCCATGTGGCAAAATGGGATTTTATCGGGCACAAGGGGGCAGCGGCGGTGGTGCCGGTGACGGAGCGGGGCACAATCCTCATGGTGCGCCAGTACCGCAACGCCATTGACCGGTATACGCTGGAGATCCCGGCAGGCGGCAGGGACAGCCTGGAGGAGAAAACGTATGACTGTGCGGCCCGGGAACTGGAGGAGGAAACCGGATTCCGTTCAGATCATCTGGAGCTGCTCATTCAGCTGAAAACGGCGGTGGCCTACTGCAACGAATTCATTGACGTGTATGTGGCGAAGGATCTGGTACCATCCCATCAGCATCTGGATGAGGACGAGTTCATCAACGTGTGCGAGTACACGGTGGATGCGTTGTGTGAGAAAATCTTCTCCGGTGAGATCCAGGATGCCAAGACCATTGCGGCCATTATGGCGTATAAAGTAAAATATCAGGCCTGA
- the proC gene encoding pyrroline-5-carboxylate reductase, producing MAKIGFIGMGNMGFAILQGLLKLYRPEDLLFTDVNQERMETVKKQTGVDFVESNAECANQSRIVVLAVKPQYYDAVLKNIKYAVKPEQIVISIAPGITIDSLVKKLGDGKRIVRAMPNTPALLGEGMTGVTYDRGLFTEEEEQEIRAFFQSFGRMEYVEERLMSAVVCASGSSPAYVYMFIEALADSAVRYGLPRDKAYEFAAQTVKGAAEMVLQTGKHPGELKDMVCSPAGTTIAGVAALEEYGFRNAVLKANEACYEKCEAIK from the coding sequence ATGGCGAAGATTGGATTTATCGGAATGGGCAACATGGGATTTGCGATTTTACAGGGACTTCTGAAGCTGTACCGCCCGGAAGACCTGTTGTTTACCGATGTGAATCAGGAGCGCATGGAGACTGTGAAAAAACAGACTGGCGTGGATTTCGTGGAGAGCAATGCGGAGTGTGCGAACCAGTCACGGATCGTGGTGCTGGCGGTAAAGCCCCAGTATTATGATGCGGTGCTGAAAAATATCAAATACGCGGTGAAACCGGAGCAGATCGTCATTTCCATTGCACCGGGCATCACCATTGATTCTCTTGTGAAAAAGCTGGGCGACGGCAAGCGGATCGTGCGGGCCATGCCCAATACCCCGGCACTGCTGGGCGAGGGGATGACCGGCGTGACCTATGACCGTGGGCTGTTTACGGAGGAAGAGGAACAGGAGATCCGGGCATTTTTCCAGTCCTTTGGCCGGATGGAATACGTGGAGGAACGGCTCATGAGTGCGGTGGTGTGCGCCAGCGGCAGTTCCCCGGCCTATGTATACATGTTTATCGAGGCGCTGGCAGACAGTGCGGTGCGCTACGGCCTGCCCCGGGATAAGGCGTATGAATTTGCTGCCCAGACGGTGAAGGGCGCGGCAGAGATGGTGCTGCAGACAGGCAAGCACCCCGGCGAGCTCAAGGACATGGTATGCTCCCCGGCGGGCACCACCATCGCAGGTGTGGCAGCACTGGAGGAGTATGGCTTCCGCAATGCGGTGCTGAAAGCCAACGAAGCCTGCTACGAGAAATGCGAGGCCATAAAATAA
- a CDS encoding FAD-dependent oxidoreductase, translating into MKEAWAVRPEKIPSDQIKGIYEADIVVVGAGHAGTCAARAAAEAGARVIVLEQQEEDRQWVLGIGEIGHINSQWQRAHGVPPVDVDTFVNDWQLRTGNRSLFPLIKTYAMHCGEAFDWLIAPLSQEEKDGIHPMLMPPSPHMPETLNGFHAWPGTPNMGMALQTRAVKASQQLAREHGAEFFFSTRALQLEQAENMRVTGVYGRSADGSICLYRAAKGVILAAGDYSRNADMCRYLLAEAADLTEEGSDFTGHGWDGSGICMGLWAGGRLEPRSHAAMGGNYSFPGFGLIGATPVLRVNRHGRRYSDEAFGTHILAALPGAYQPNGNLWAVFDDQIERQITFQTPCHGLLDYTDAQEYGRFRDALEKARGQKNKVILDRDRAGESRPLYCADTLEQLAALMFADEGDRSNFLQTVERYNQLCHQGHDDDFGKDARLMQPVETPPFYASGTVKDSHSPGGQSLKILVTVSGLEIDAHQQVLNRDFEPIPGLYATGNCSGRRFGVQYTTSLPGQSISIAQTLGREVGYYVAKM; encoded by the coding sequence ATGAAGGAAGCGTGGGCTGTCAGACCTGAAAAAATCCCTTCGGATCAAATAAAGGGTATTTACGAGGCAGATATCGTGGTTGTGGGAGCCGGGCATGCCGGGACGTGCGCGGCACGCGCCGCAGCCGAAGCCGGTGCCCGTGTGATCGTGCTGGAACAGCAGGAGGAGGACAGGCAGTGGGTGCTGGGCATCGGCGAGATCGGACATATCAACAGCCAGTGGCAGAGGGCGCATGGCGTCCCGCCGGTGGATGTGGATACGTTTGTGAATGACTGGCAGCTGCGCACAGGCAACCGTTCTCTTTTTCCACTGATCAAAACCTACGCGATGCATTGCGGGGAAGCCTTTGACTGGTTGATTGCACCGCTGTCCCAGGAGGAAAAGGATGGGATCCATCCGATGCTGATGCCGCCAAGCCCTCATATGCCGGAGACGTTGAATGGTTTTCATGCGTGGCCGGGAACGCCTAACATGGGAATGGCGCTGCAGACCAGGGCTGTCAAAGCCAGTCAGCAGCTGGCCCGGGAACACGGGGCGGAATTTTTCTTTTCCACCCGCGCCCTGCAGCTGGAGCAGGCGGAAAATATGCGGGTAACCGGTGTGTATGGCAGGAGCGCCGACGGCAGCATCTGTCTGTACCGGGCGGCGAAGGGCGTGATTCTGGCAGCGGGAGACTACAGCAGAAATGCGGATATGTGCCGGTATCTCCTTGCGGAAGCTGCCGATCTGACAGAGGAAGGCAGTGATTTTACCGGGCATGGATGGGACGGCAGCGGTATCTGCATGGGGCTGTGGGCAGGCGGCAGGCTGGAACCGAGAAGCCATGCGGCCATGGGTGGCAATTATTCCTTCCCCGGGTTTGGACTTATCGGCGCGACTCCTGTGCTGCGGGTGAACCGACACGGCAGGCGCTATTCGGATGAGGCGTTCGGCACCCACATTCTGGCGGCACTTCCCGGGGCGTATCAGCCAAACGGAAACCTGTGGGCGGTTTTTGATGATCAGATTGAGCGGCAGATCACGTTCCAGACGCCCTGTCACGGGCTGCTGGATTATACAGATGCACAGGAATATGGGCGGTTCCGGGATGCCCTGGAGAAGGCCAGAGGCCAGAAGAACAAGGTCATTCTTGACCGGGATCGGGCCGGAGAAAGCCGGCCCCTTTACTGTGCGGACACGCTGGAGCAGCTGGCGGCGCTGATGTTTGCGGATGAAGGGGATCGGAGCAATTTCCTGCAGACCGTCGAACGGTACAATCAGCTGTGCCATCAGGGGCATGACGATGATTTCGGAAAAGATGCCCGGCTGATGCAGCCGGTGGAGACACCGCCTTTTTACGCCAGCGGTACGGTGAAAGACAGCCACAGCCCCGGCGGACAGTCGCTGAAGATTCTTGTGACGGTCAGCGGGTTGGAGATCGATGCGCATCAGCAGGTGCTGAACCGGGATTTTGAACCGATCCCGGGACTGTATGCCACCGGCAACTGCAGCGGCAGGCGGTTTGGCGTGCAATACACCACTTCCCTGCCGGGGCAGAGCATCAGCATTGCCCAGACGCTGGGACGGGAAGTGGGATACTATGTGGCGAAAATGTAA
- a CDS encoding ECF transporter S component, whose translation MMGAISAVLMLLNISLPFVPGFLKFDISELPALFAGFFLGPVSGCGVIVVKILLKILFQGTDTGYVGEVMNVLGSMCFILPASPLF comes from the coding sequence ATGATGGGAGCAATCTCCGCGGTGCTGATGCTGCTGAACATCTCCCTGCCGTTTGTGCCGGGCTTTCTGAAGTTCGACATTTCTGAGCTTCCGGCGCTGTTTGCGGGATTTTTCCTCGGGCCGGTCAGCGGCTGCGGGGTTATTGTGGTCAAGATCCTGTTAAAGATCCTGTTTCAGGGCACGGACACCGGTTACGTGGGCGAGGTGATGAACGTTCTGGGAAGCATGTGCTTCATTCTTCCGGCATCACCTCTTTTTTGA
- the yfbR gene encoding 5'-deoxynucleotidase: MNHAFFAMMSRMKYIERWALMRNSKQETVSEHALQVGMIAHALAVISITRCGKTVDPEKAALLGMYHDASEIITGDMPTPVKYHNHEIQDAFQALEEKANQQLLSMLPEDMQPYYRSLFIPTEEDAYVHRLVKAADKLSAYIKCIEEASAGNSEFFSAQQATRASLEAMQLPEIPIFIEEFLSPFGKNLDELLRE, from the coding sequence ATGAATCATGCTTTTTTTGCAATGATGTCACGAATGAAATATATTGAGCGCTGGGCGCTGATGCGCAACAGCAAGCAGGAGACCGTCAGTGAGCACGCCCTGCAGGTGGGGATGATCGCCCATGCCCTTGCCGTCATCAGCATCACCCGGTGCGGCAAAACCGTGGATCCGGAGAAGGCGGCCCTGCTGGGCATGTACCACGACGCTTCTGAGATCATCACGGGAGATATGCCCACCCCGGTGAAATATCACAACCATGAGATCCAGGATGCCTTCCAGGCGCTGGAGGAAAAGGCCAACCAGCAGCTGTTATCCATGCTGCCGGAGGATATGCAGCCTTACTACCGCTCCCTTTTTATCCCCACGGAGGAGGATGCCTATGTGCACCGGCTGGTAAAAGCCGCCGACAAGCTGTCCGCCTACATCAAATGCATTGAGGAGGCCAGCGCCGGCAACAGCGAATTTTTCAGTGCCCAGCAGGCCACACGGGCTTCCCTGGAAGCCATGCAGCTGCCGGAGATTCCGATTTTTATCGAAGAATTCTTAAGCCCTTTTGGGAAAAACCTGGACGAACTGCTGCGGGAATGA
- a CDS encoding permease prefix domain 1-containing protein translates to MQEYKKAYLQEVTDQIRNRRGKRLAEEELCGHIEDQTEAYIRDGMTPEAAEAEAVRQMGDPVSVGLELDHLYRPKPDWKLMALTVVLLLLGLLVQYGVSGSSAWFTRQLIETQIGIGVMVAAYFVDYTVVGKHSLWMWGGLTVLIGAEIVSQGMLFGSFRNGQYFVYPLLMLFVPLFAGVLYRMKGWGAGGVLLCEGIAAIAVFLAILSGSMTSVLELAAVFFCMLVWAVCRGWFRERRGKCLGVLLGSEVVIFGGFLLKALLSSGYRQQRILAAFHPEQFSESTGYQAVYARKLLAGVQLFGAGATGNLTAGDLNFADQGLLYVMVKYGLVAGLVIVALLVFLLARMFVVAFRQKNQLGSLLIFGTACLFFSETVIYLLYHMGFMLIMPKYLPFFSRAGWGIVSMCLLMGLVLSVFRNTNLVKETPEKPRQRYRLRIEKIEE, encoded by the coding sequence TTGCAGGAATATAAGAAGGCATATCTGCAGGAGGTGACGGATCAGATCCGCAATCGCCGGGGGAAACGGCTGGCAGAGGAAGAGCTTTGCGGCCACATTGAGGATCAGACAGAGGCTTATATCCGGGATGGCATGACGCCGGAGGCCGCCGAGGCGGAAGCGGTGCGGCAGATGGGCGATCCGGTATCCGTGGGGCTGGAGTTGGATCATCTGTACCGGCCCAAGCCGGACTGGAAGCTGATGGCATTGACAGTCGTGCTTCTGCTGCTTGGTCTGCTGGTGCAGTATGGGGTATCCGGCAGCAGCGCCTGGTTTACGCGGCAGTTGATAGAGACACAGATCGGCATTGGGGTGATGGTGGCGGCGTATTTTGTGGATTATACAGTGGTTGGAAAGCACAGTCTGTGGATGTGGGGCGGATTGACCGTGCTCATCGGCGCGGAAATCGTTTCTCAGGGCATGCTGTTTGGCAGCTTCCGCAATGGACAGTACTTTGTATATCCGCTGCTGATGCTGTTCGTGCCGCTGTTTGCCGGTGTTTTGTACCGGATGAAGGGCTGGGGCGCTGGCGGCGTCCTGCTCTGTGAAGGCATTGCAGCCATAGCGGTTTTTCTTGCCATTCTCTCCGGCAGCATGACTTCCGTGCTGGAGTTGGCGGCAGTGTTCTTCTGTATGCTCGTCTGGGCGGTGTGCCGGGGGTGGTTTAGGGAGCGCCGGGGAAAATGCCTGGGGGTGCTCCTTGGTTCCGAGGTGGTGATCTTTGGCGGTTTTCTGCTGAAAGCACTGCTGTCCAGCGGCTACCGTCAGCAGCGCATCTTGGCAGCCTTTCACCCGGAGCAGTTCTCTGAGAGCACCGGATACCAGGCCGTGTATGCCAGAAAACTGCTGGCCGGGGTACAGCTGTTCGGCGCCGGGGCCACGGGCAATCTGACGGCAGGAGATCTGAATTTTGCAGATCAGGGGCTTCTGTACGTGATGGTAAAATACGGGCTGGTGGCCGGACTGGTCATTGTGGCTCTGCTGGTGTTCCTTCTGGCACGGATGTTTGTCGTTGCGTTCCGGCAGAAAAATCAGCTGGGTTCCCTTCTGATCTTCGGCACCGCCTGCCTGTTTTTCAGTGAGACGGTTATTTATCTTCTGTATCACATGGGATTTATGCTGATCATGCCCAAATACCTACCCTTCTTCTCCCGGGCCGGCTGGGGCATCGTGTCCATGTGCCTGCTCATGGGGCTGGTTTTAAGCGTGTTCCGCAACACCAATCTGGTGAAGGAAACGCCGGAAAAACCGAGACAGCGGTATCGGCTTCGCATCGAAAAGATAGAGGAATAG
- a CDS encoding PadR family transcriptional regulator, whose amino-acid sequence MAIDRNLLSGGTTMLLLKLLEEKDMYGYEMIENLRLRSNDVFDLKAGTLYPLLHGLEEKGYLTSYEQAAAGKLRKYYSLTKSGRRFLTQKQEEWRQYSGAVEQVLGKGGVGFAGI is encoded by the coding sequence ATGGCGATTGACAGAAATCTTTTGTCCGGCGGCACGACCATGCTGCTGCTGAAGCTGCTGGAGGAAAAGGATATGTACGGCTATGAGATGATCGAGAATCTGCGGCTGCGTTCCAACGATGTATTTGACTTAAAAGCGGGGACACTCTATCCGCTGTTACACGGCCTGGAGGAGAAGGGGTATCTCACCTCTTATGAGCAGGCGGCAGCGGGAAAGCTGCGGAAATATTACAGCCTGACAAAAAGCGGACGGCGGTTTCTGACACAGAAGCAGGAAGAGTGGCGGCAGTACAGCGGCGCCGTGGAGCAGGTGCTGGGAAAGGGAGGTGTGGGTTTTGCAGGAATATAA
- a CDS encoding PLP-dependent aminotransferase family protein, producing the protein MNELTMELDGTSRTPLYEQIYNYIKGDIQCGKIEARQKLPSTRALASFLQVSRSTVDLAYEQLLSEGYIESAPYRGYFVCEIDALYRSNPSGQAQPVKEPKKEAESYRYDFSPNGIDLAHFPFNTWRKITRNTLIDDKKEMFQLGDPRGDESFREALCEYLYQSRGVKCSPEQVIIGAGNDYLLMLLSRFLGTDYLVAMENPTYKQAYRIFESMGFGVTTVNMDKSGMDVQKLQESRAQIAYVMPSHQYPLGVVMPMKRRMELLEWADGGDSRYIIEDDYDSEFRYVGKPIPALQGNDTKGRVIYIGTLSKSIAPAIRVSYMVLPERLLEAYEQYGSFISSTVSRIDQRILEEFLRGGYYERHLNRMRTIYKSKRDVLMEEMKKLSPICQVSGDRAGVHLLVRFTGNMTEKTAIRQAARVGIKVYGLSEYYIRPMKGSGSATVLMGYANLTEEEIREAVALLQTVWMEA; encoded by the coding sequence ATGAACGAACTGACGATGGAGCTGGACGGTACAAGCCGCACCCCGCTCTATGAGCAGATTTACAATTACATCAAGGGAGACATCCAGTGCGGGAAGATAGAAGCGCGGCAGAAGCTGCCTTCTACCCGGGCACTGGCGTCCTTTTTACAGGTTAGCCGCAGTACGGTGGATCTGGCCTATGAGCAGCTTTTGTCTGAAGGCTACATAGAGTCCGCGCCGTACCGGGGCTATTTTGTATGTGAGATCGACGCCCTGTACCGGAGCAATCCCTCCGGCCAGGCGCAGCCAGTGAAGGAACCGAAGAAGGAAGCCGAGAGCTATCGGTATGATTTTTCCCCCAACGGCATTGATCTTGCCCATTTTCCATTCAATACGTGGAGAAAGATCACGAGGAACACGCTGATCGATGACAAAAAAGAGATGTTTCAGCTGGGGGATCCCCGGGGAGACGAAAGCTTCCGGGAAGCGCTGTGCGAATATCTTTACCAGTCCCGGGGCGTCAAATGCAGCCCGGAGCAGGTCATCATCGGCGCGGGAAACGACTACCTGCTCATGCTGCTGTCCCGGTTTCTGGGCACCGATTACCTGGTGGCCATGGAAAATCCCACCTACAAGCAGGCGTACCGGATTTTTGAGAGTATGGGCTTCGGCGTGACGACGGTCAACATGGACAAAAGCGGCATGGATGTGCAGAAGTTGCAGGAAAGCCGGGCCCAGATCGCCTACGTGATGCCTTCCCATCAGTATCCGCTGGGCGTGGTCATGCCCATGAAGCGGCGGATGGAGCTGCTGGAGTGGGCCGACGGCGGGGACAGCCGGTACATCATTGAGGACGATTACGACAGTGAATTCCGGTATGTGGGAAAACCCATTCCGGCGCTGCAGGGAAATGATACCAAGGGGCGGGTCATCTATATCGGTACCCTGTCCAAATCCATCGCCCCGGCCATCCGGGTCAGCTACATGGTGCTGCCGGAGCGGCTGCTGGAAGCCTATGAGCAGTACGGCAGCTTTATTTCCTCCACCGTATCCCGCATCGACCAGCGCATTTTGGAGGAATTTCTGCGGGGCGGCTATTACGAGCGGCATCTGAACCGGATGCGCACCATTTATAAGAGTAAGCGGGATGTGCTCATGGAGGAAATGAAAAAGCTGTCCCCCATCTGCCAGGTGTCCGGCGACCGGGCGGGGGTTCATCTGCTGGTGCGTTTCACCGGAAATATGACGGAGAAGACTGCCATCCGCCAGGCTGCCCGGGTGGGCATCAAGGTGTACGGCCTGTCGGAATATTACATCCGGCCCATGAAGGGCAGCGGATCGGCCACGGTGCTCATGGGATATGCGAACTTGACCGAAGAAGAGATCCGGGAGGCAGTGGCATTGCTGCAGACCGTCTGGATGGAAGCATAA
- a CDS encoding glutamine--tRNA ligase/YqeY domain fusion protein, which yields MEKETVSRNFIEQIIDKDLAEGVYDTVHTRFPPEPNGYLHIGHAKSILLNYGLAEEYHGKFNMRFDDTNPTKEKVEFVDSIKKDIQWLGADWEDRLFFASDYFDQMYEYAVKLIKKGKAFVCDLSAEEIREYRGTLKEPGKNSPYRDRSVEENLELFENMKNGKYADGTKVLRAKIDMASPNINMRDPVIYRVAHMTHHNTGDKWCIYPMYDFAHPIEDAIEGITHSICTLEFEDHRPLYDWVVRECEFPHPPKQIEFAKLYLTNVVTGKRYIKKLVEEGIVDGWDDPRLVSIAALRRRGFTPESIKKFVELCGISKSQSSVDYAMLEYCIREDLKLSRSRMMAVLDPIKLVIDNYPEGQVEELTVINNLENEELGTRTVPFCRELYIDREDFMEEPPKKYFRLFPGNEVRLMQAYFVTCTGFEKDENGKVTVVHCTYDPETKSGSGFTGRKVKGTIHWVPAPYAVKAEVRLYENIIDEEKGVYNEDGSLNLNPNSLTVLKDCYIEPAIKDAKAYDSFQFVRQGFFCVDAKDSTPEAPVFNRIVSLKSSFKLPKAE from the coding sequence ATGGAAAAAGAAACAGTTTCCAGAAATTTTATAGAGCAGATCATTGACAAGGATCTGGCAGAGGGCGTGTATGACACCGTGCATACCCGTTTTCCGCCGGAGCCCAACGGCTATCTTCATATCGGACATGCCAAGTCCATTCTTCTGAATTATGGCCTGGCCGAGGAGTACCATGGCAAGTTCAACATGCGTTTTGACGATACCAATCCCACCAAGGAGAAGGTGGAGTTCGTGGATTCCATCAAGAAGGACATCCAGTGGCTGGGGGCAGACTGGGAGGATCGTCTGTTTTTCGCATCCGATTATTTTGACCAGATGTATGAGTATGCGGTAAAGCTCATCAAAAAGGGAAAGGCTTTCGTCTGCGACCTGTCCGCCGAGGAGATCCGGGAGTACCGGGGCACCTTGAAGGAGCCCGGTAAGAACAGCCCGTACCGGGACCGCTCCGTGGAGGAGAACCTGGAGCTGTTTGAAAATATGAAGAACGGCAAGTACGCTGATGGCACAAAGGTGCTGCGGGCGAAGATCGACATGGCTTCCCCCAACATTAACATGAGAGATCCGGTCATTTACCGTGTGGCACATATGACCCATCACAACACCGGGGACAAATGGTGCATCTACCCGATGTACGATTTTGCGCATCCCATCGAGGATGCCATTGAGGGCATCACCCATTCCATCTGTACGCTGGAGTTCGAGGATCACCGGCCGCTGTACGACTGGGTGGTGAGAGAGTGTGAGTTCCCCCATCCGCCGAAGCAGATCGAGTTTGCAAAATTATACCTGACCAACGTGGTGACAGGAAAACGATACATCAAGAAGCTGGTGGAGGAAGGCATCGTGGACGGCTGGGATGATCCCCGTCTGGTATCCATCGCTGCCCTGCGCCGCCGCGGGTTTACCCCGGAATCCATCAAGAAGTTTGTGGAGTTGTGCGGCATCAGCAAGAGCCAGAGCTCTGTGGACTATGCGATGCTGGAGTACTGCATCCGCGAGGATCTGAAGCTTTCCCGCTCCCGTATGATGGCTGTGCTGGATCCCATCAAGCTGGTCATCGACAACTATCCGGAGGGACAGGTGGAGGAGCTGACCGTCATCAACAACCTGGAAAATGAAGAGCTGGGCACCAGAACCGTGCCCTTCTGCCGGGAGCTGTACATTGACCGGGAGGACTTCATGGAAGAGCCGCCGAAGAAATATTTCCGTCTGTTCCCGGGCAATGAGGTGCGCCTCATGCAGGCATATTTTGTCACCTGTACCGGCTTCGAGAAGGATGAGAACGGCAAGGTGACCGTGGTACATTGCACCTACGATCCGGAGACCAAGAGCGGTTCCGGCTTCACCGGCAGAAAGGTCAAGGGAACGATCCACTGGGTTCCGGCGCCTTACGCAGTGAAGGCAGAGGTGCGTCTGTACGAGAACATCATCGATGAGGAAAAAGGTGTATACAACGAGGACGGCAGTCTGAACCTGAACCCCAATTCCCTTACGGTGCTGAAAGACTGCTACATCGAGCCTGCCATCAAAGATGCCAAAGCTTACGACAGCTTCCAGTTTGTGCGCCAGGGCTTCTTCTGTGTGGATGCCAAGGATTCCACCCCCGAGGCGCCGGTGTTCAACCGGATCGTATCGTTGAAGAGCTCCTTCAAGCTGCCGAAAGCAGAATAG